The following is a genomic window from Rhizobium sp. NRK18.
AAGGTGAAGGTCGCCAAGCTCAACATCGACGAAAACCCGGAATTGGCCGCCCAGTTCGGCGTGCGCTCTATTCCGACGCTTGCCATGTTCAAGGGTGGCGAAGTGGCCGACATCAAGGTTGGTGCCGCCCCGAAGACCGCCCTGACGAGCTGGATTTCCAGCGCCGCATAAGGCGACCTCATTTGCAGGCATGAGAAAAGCCCGGTTTTCGCCGGGCTTTTTCTTTGTCGATTTTTTCATGAGTTCAGGTCGGCGGGGTGCCGTTTTCGGCGAGCACATCGCCGACGAGGTACAGCGAACCGCCGATCAGGATCCGCGGCGGTGGCGCATCGGGCCGCAAATGCTGCTTCATCATCTCCAGAGCCTCGGAGACCGACGAAGTGGGGCTCGAGAGGAGGCCGGCTTCGCCAGCGGCATCGGCAAGCACCACCGGATCGATGCGGGCGTCGGTGCCGAAGATCGGCACGGTGAACACATGTTCGGCCAGATCCTCGAAGGCGCGGAAATAGCCGACCGGATCCTTGGTGTTGATCATGCCGGCGATCAGGAACAGCGGCCGCGGCTGGCGTTCCTCGAAATTCGCCAAGGCTTCGGCGATGACTTCGCCCGCACCCGGATTGTGACCGCCATCGACCCAGATTTCCGACCCCGCCGGGGCCTTGTCGAACAGCGCGCCGCTGGTCAGGTGCTGCAGGCGCCCGGCCCAGCTGACCGACTGCATCGCCTGCTCTATGACGGTATCCGACAGCGTAAAGCCTGCCGCTTTCACGGCTCTTATGGCGGCGGCGGCATTGGCATACTGATGACGGCCCGGAAGGCGCGGCAACGGCAGATCAACGAGGCCGAATTCGTCCTGGTAGATCAAACGGCCATATTCCTCATAGGCGACATAGTCCTGGCCGTGTGCGGCGGTCGGGCAATGCAGCCGTTCGGCGGTCGACAGCAGGACATCGAGGGCCTCGTCATGTTGCTGCTGGCCGATGACGACCGGGCAGCGACGCTTCATGATGCCGGCCTTTTCGGCGGCGATTAGTTCGACGCGATCGCCGAGATAGGCCTGATGGTCCAGCGAGATCGGCATGATGACGGAAACGGCGGGTTCGGGAATGACGTTGGTCGCGTCGAAACGGCCACCGAGGCCAACTTCCACGACGGCGACATCCGCCGGCGCTTCGGAAAACAAGACGAACATCACCGCGGTCAGGATCTCGAACACCGTGATCGTTTCGCCGCGATTGGCCTCACCGACCCGGCGGATCGCGTCGGCGAAGACCGCATCCTCCACCAGACGGCCTGAGCCGCCCTTCACACCGATGCGATAGCGTTCATGCCAGTTGACGAGGTGCGGCGACGTGTGGACGTGAACGCTGTGGCCCGCTACCTCCAGCAACGCCCTTGCGAAGGCGGTGACCGATCCCTTGCCGTTGGTGCCGGCGACATGGATCACCGGTGGCATCTTCAAATGGGGATTGCCAAGCCGATCGAGCAGGCGCGTGATCCGGTCAAGGGACAGATCGAATCCCTTCGGATGCAGCGCCATCAGCCTGTTGATTTCGTTCTCGGCTTCACTCCGCACGGATTGGTCCATGACATCTCATCCAACGATGCGGCAAAAGAAGCAAACGCGTGATTATTCTGCGGCTTCTGCCTTGGGAGCAGGGTCTGCGCTTGCGGGCGCACGGTCAATTTCCTCGCGCACGCCATCCACCGGCTTTTTCATCAGGATCTTCAAAAGCCGCGCCAGCGTATCGGGAATATCGTGCCGGCGGACGACCATGTCGACCATGCCGTGCTCCAGCAGATATTCCGAGGTCTGGAAGCCTTCCGGCAGCTTTTCCCGAAGCGTCTGCTCGATCACGCGCTTGCCGGCAAAGCCGATTTCCGCGCCCGGTTCGGCCAGGTGGATATCGCCGAGCATCGCATAGGAGGCGGTGACGCCGCCGGTGGTCGGGTTGGTCAGCACCACGATGTAGGGCAGACCCGCTTCCTTCAGCATGTTGACGGCAACGGTCGTGCGCGGCAGCTGCATGAGCGACAGGATGCCTTCCTGCATGCGCGCGCCACCCGAAGCCGGGAACATGACGACCGGGCATTTTTCGGCGATCGCCCGCTCGAAGGCCTTGATGATCGCCTCGCCGGCGGCGATGCCGAGCGAACCGCCAATGAAGTTGAAGTCGTGGACGATGGCAACGAGCTTCAGGCCCTTCACCTTGCCGACGCCGGCATTGATCGTGTCTTCCGCATCGGTCTTGGCGCGGCTGTCGCGAAGACGGTCGGAATACTTCTTGGAATCGCGGAACTTTAGCGGATCCTGCGCCACCTTGGGCTGCGGCAGGGATTCGTACTGGCCGTTGTCGAACAGCGTCCGCAGACGGTCCTTGGCCGGCATCTTCATGTGATAGCCGGACGCCGGAATGACCCAGAGATTTTCCTCAAGATCCTTGTGAAAGACCATTTCACCGGTTTCCGGACATTTGATCCAGAGATTTTCCGGCACTTCGCGGCGGCCGAGCATGGAATTGATCCGCGGCCTGACGTAGTTGGTGATCCAGTTCAAAGCTCTTGCTCCTGAAATTTCAAACTTAAGTGCGGATTACACCCGCTATTCGGCGGCAACAAGGCGTGCCGACCGCGCGCCAGATGCCAGTCCGCTGACCAGCGTCGCCACCGCCTGAACCGTGTCCGCTGTCGCCTTGCCGTCCTTGGTCAGGCTCGACGCGATCTGGTTGACGATCGCCGTGCCGACCACGACGCCGTCGGCAGACGCGCCGATCAGCTTGGCATGTTCGGCCGTCTTGACGCCAAAGCCGACGCAGACCGGCAGTTCCGTATGGCCCTTGATCCGCTTCACCGCGCCGGAAACCAGCGACGGATCCGGCAGCGACGAGCCGGTAATGCCGTTCATCGAGACAAAATACACGAAACCGGAGGAATTTTGCAGGACCCTCGGCATACGCTTGTCATCGGTGGTCGGCGTCGTCAGGCGAATGAAGTTGATGCCCTTGGCGACGGCCGGGATGCAGAGCTCGTCATCCATCTCCGGCGGCAGGTCGACGACGATGAGGCCGTCAATGCCGGCCTCGATGGCCTCGTCGATGAACTTGTCGACGCCGTGGATGTAGATCGGATTGTAGTAGCCCATCATGACGATGGGGGTGTCATTGTCCGTCTTGCGGAAATCGCGGGCGATCTGCAACGTCTTGACGAGCGTCTGGCCGCCTTTGAGCGCGCGCTGGCCGGCCATCTGGATGGCGGGACCGTCGGCCATCGGGTCGGAGAACGGCATGCCGAGCTCGATGACGTCGGCGCCGGCTGCCGGCAGCGCCTTCATGATGCCGAGCGAGGTTTCGTAGTCGGGGTCGCCGGCCATGAAATAGGTGACGAGCGCCGGGCGGTTTTCCGCCTTCAGATCAGCGAAGCGTTTGTCCATACGTGCAGTCATGATCAGAGGCCCATTCCGAGAATCTTGCCAACGGTGAAGATGTCCTTGTCGCCGCGGCCGCACAGGTTCATCAGGATGATCTGGCCCTTGCCCATCTTCGGCGCGCGCTTGACCACCTCGGCCAGAGCATGGCTCGGCTCGAGCGCCGGAATGATGCCTTCCGTGCGGGTCAGAAGCTGGAAGGCGGCCAGCGCCTCGTCATCCATGATCGGCACATATTCGACACGGCCGCTGTCCTTCAGCCAGGAATGCTCCGGACCGATGCCCGGATAGTCGAGGCCGGCCGAGATCGAATGGCCTTCCTTGATCTGGCCGTCGCTGTCCTGCAGCAGATAGGTGCGGTTGCCGTGCAGAACACCGGGGCTGCCGGCGGTCAGCGAAGCACAATGCTCTTCGCCGTCGAGGCCCTTGCCGCCGGCTTCCACGCCAACGATGCGGACCGACTCGTCATCGAGGAACGGATGGAAGAGCCCGATGGCGTTCGAGCCGCCGCCGACGGCAGCGACCAGCATGTCCGGCAGGCGGCCTTCGGCGGCCATCATCTGTTCCTTGGCTTCTTTGCCGATGACCGACTGGAATTCGCGGACCATTTCCGGATACGGGTGCGGGCCGGCGGCCGTGCCGATGATATAATAGGTGTCATCGACATTGGTGACCCAGTCACGCAGCGCCTCGTTCATCGCATCCTTCAGCGTGCCGTGACCGGAGGTCACCGGCTTCACCTCGGCGCCCAAGAGCTTCATGCGGAACACGTTCGGCGCCTGGCGCTCGACGTCGGTGGCGCCCATGTAGACGACGCAGGGAAGGCCGAAGCGGGCGGCGACGGTCGCGGAGGCAACACCATGCTGGCCGGCGCCGGTTTCGGCGATGATCCGGGTCTTGCCCATGCGCTTGGCAAGCAGGATCTGGCCGATGCAGTTGTTGATCTTGTGGCTGCCGGTGTGATTGAGCTCGTCGCGCTTGAAGTAGATCTTCGCGCCACCGAGTTCTTCCGTTAGACGCTCGGCGAAATAGAGCGGGCTCGGACGGCCGATGTAATGCGTGCCCAGATGGGCAAGTTCTGCCTGGAATTCGGCATCGGTCTTTGCCCGGTTCCACTGTTCCTCGAGTTCGAGGATGAGCGGCATCAGGGTTTCGGCGACGAAGCGCCCACCATAGATGCCAAAACGTCCGTCCTCGTCGGGACCGGACCGGAAGGAATTGGGCAAAGGCGTCTGGTTCACATCATTCTCCCTGTGCCAGCCGTTTTCATCGGCTTGTCGGGCACCGCATCAAAAAACTGGTCGAGCAAGGCGAGGTCCTTGACCCCCGGCTCGGATTCCACACCGGAGGATACGTCGATCCCCCTCGCCCCGGTCATCAGAACAGCCGTTCCGACGTTATCCTTGTTCAGGCCCCCGGAAAGCATGTAATCGATGTGATCGTCAAGACTGTCCATCAGGCTCCAGTCGAAGCTGACGCCGTTGCCGCCGGGCAATTCCGAGCCTTTCGGCGCCTTGGCGTCGAAGAGGAAACTGTCGGCAACGCCGTCATAGGCATCGACCTTTTTCAGGTCGTCGGCGTCGCGAACCGAAAACACCTTCATCACCGGCAGGCCGAACAGTGCCTTGAGGTGAAGGATACGCTCCGGGCTTTCACTGCCGTGCAACTGCAGGATATCCGGCTTCAGCAACGCAACGATTTCTTCCAGGGTCTCGTCGTCTGCATCGACCGTAACGGCGACGACCTTGACCCGGCCGCGCACCAGATCGGCAAGGCTTCCGGCCACGTCCGGCTCTATGTTGCGCGGGCTTTTCTCGAAGAAAATGAAGCCGATATGGGTGGCTCCGCGCTCGACAGCGCGCAACACCGCTTCAGGCGTCTTGAGGCCGCAGATCTTGATATCCGGTTTCATCTGGGCGGAAGTGACATGAAACGGTAAAAGAGTCGAGAAAAATCGCCATCTGCGGCCGTCAGAGGGCCGACGGTCCGAAGTCGATCGCGTGAAGCAGCGTGCCGTTCTTCTTCAGCCATGCCTTGGCCTCGTCCGTTCGCGGGCAGAGCCTTTCGCACAGCGCCCAGAAGCGCGGGCCATGGTTCATTTCGCGAAGGTGGGCCACTTCATGGGCTGCGAGGTAATCAATGACGAAGGGGGGAGCCATGACGATGCGCCAGGAGAACGACAGCTTGCCGTCGCTCGAACACGAGCCCCAACGGCTGCGCGTATCCTTCATAGTGATCGACTTGAACGGCCGACCGGCGGCCCTGGCATGGATTGCCACATAGGTTTCGATGTCGCCGCGCGCTTCCTTCTTCAGGAAGTCTGCGATGCGGCGACCGGTGTGTTCTTCCATGCCGCTGACGGTGAGGATGCGGTTGCCATCGCGTTCGATGCTCCGGGTAAGTCCGCGCAGCTTGCCGGTGTGCTCGATCAGATGGCGGACGCCGCGCAGGCTGATTTCAGCGCCGTCGCGAAGCGTTCGGTCGTCTGAGAAACGGGACAGTCTGTCGGCCAGCCACTCCTGATGACGGCGCAGGAAATCGTCGACATCGCGGCGCGGCACTCCGGGCGGCACGGTCATCTTCAGGAGATTTCCGCCGGGCTCGATCCTCAATGTGATTCTTGTCGAGCGCGGGTTGCTGCGGATAACGAGCGGCATCGGCCTGCCATCGACATCAATGGTCGTCTTGACCACGCCGGGTGGCTTCGGCGACTTTTTCCTGACACGCTCAATCAATCCGAACATGCCTTCCTTCTATCCGATTCGAATCTGTTGGGGA
Proteins encoded in this region:
- a CDS encoding phosphoribosylanthranilate isomerase — translated: MKPDIKICGLKTPEAVLRAVERGATHIGFIFFEKSPRNIEPDVAGSLADLVRGRVKVVAVTVDADDETLEEIVALLKPDILQLHGSESPERILHLKALFGLPVMKVFSVRDADDLKKVDAYDGVADSFLFDAKAPKGSELPGGNGVSFDWSLMDSLDDHIDYMLSGGLNKDNVGTAVLMTGARGIDVSSGVESEPGVKDLALLDQFFDAVPDKPMKTAGTGRMM
- the trpB gene encoding tryptophan synthase subunit beta is translated as MNQTPLPNSFRSGPDEDGRFGIYGGRFVAETLMPLILELEEQWNRAKTDAEFQAELAHLGTHYIGRPSPLYFAERLTEELGGAKIYFKRDELNHTGSHKINNCIGQILLAKRMGKTRIIAETGAGQHGVASATVAARFGLPCVVYMGATDVERQAPNVFRMKLLGAEVKPVTSGHGTLKDAMNEALRDWVTNVDDTYYIIGTAAGPHPYPEMVREFQSVIGKEAKEQMMAAEGRLPDMLVAAVGGGSNAIGLFHPFLDDESVRIVGVEAGGKGLDGEEHCASLTAGSPGVLHGNRTYLLQDSDGQIKEGHSISAGLDYPGIGPEHSWLKDSGRVEYVPIMDDEALAAFQLLTRTEGIIPALEPSHALAEVVKRAPKMGKGQIILMNLCGRGDKDIFTVGKILGMGL
- the accD gene encoding acetyl-CoA carboxylase, carboxyltransferase subunit beta — its product is MNWITNYVRPRINSMLGRREVPENLWIKCPETGEMVFHKDLEENLWVIPASGYHMKMPAKDRLRTLFDNGQYESLPQPKVAQDPLKFRDSKKYSDRLRDSRAKTDAEDTINAGVGKVKGLKLVAIVHDFNFIGGSLGIAAGEAIIKAFERAIAEKCPVVMFPASGGARMQEGILSLMQLPRTTVAVNMLKEAGLPYIVVLTNPTTGGVTASYAMLGDIHLAEPGAEIGFAGKRVIEQTLREKLPEGFQTSEYLLEHGMVDMVVRRHDIPDTLARLLKILMKKPVDGVREEIDRAPASADPAPKAEAAE
- a CDS encoding bifunctional folylpolyglutamate synthase/dihydrofolate synthase; this encodes MDQSVRSEAENEINRLMALHPKGFDLSLDRITRLLDRLGNPHLKMPPVIHVAGTNGKGSVTAFARALLEVAGHSVHVHTSPHLVNWHERYRIGVKGGSGRLVEDAVFADAIRRVGEANRGETITVFEILTAVMFVLFSEAPADVAVVEVGLGGRFDATNVIPEPAVSVIMPISLDHQAYLGDRVELIAAEKAGIMKRRCPVVIGQQQHDEALDVLLSTAERLHCPTAAHGQDYVAYEEYGRLIYQDEFGLVDLPLPRLPGRHQYANAAAAIRAVKAAGFTLSDTVIEQAMQSVSWAGRLQHLTSGALFDKAPAGSEIWVDGGHNPGAGEVIAEALANFEERQPRPLFLIAGMINTKDPVGYFRAFEDLAEHVFTVPIFGTDARIDPVVLADAAGEAGLLSSPTSSVSEALEMMKQHLRPDAPPPRILIGGSLYLVGDVLAENGTPPT
- a CDS encoding M48 family metallopeptidase; its protein translation is MFGLIERVRKKSPKPPGVVKTTIDVDGRPMPLVIRSNPRSTRITLRIEPGGNLLKMTVPPGVPRRDVDDFLRRHQEWLADRLSRFSDDRTLRDGAEISLRGVRHLIEHTGKLRGLTRSIERDGNRILTVSGMEEHTGRRIADFLKKEARGDIETYVAIHARAAGRPFKSITMKDTRSRWGSCSSDGKLSFSWRIVMAPPFVIDYLAAHEVAHLREMNHGPRFWALCERLCPRTDEAKAWLKKNGTLLHAIDFGPSAL
- the trxA gene encoding thioredoxin, which codes for MATVKVDSANFEAEVLQSAEPVIVDFWAEWCGPCKMIAPSLEELSVEFAGKVKVAKLNIDENPELAAQFGVRSIPTLAMFKGGEVADIKVGAAPKTALTSWISSAA
- the trpA gene encoding tryptophan synthase subunit alpha is translated as MTARMDKRFADLKAENRPALVTYFMAGDPDYETSLGIMKALPAAGADVIELGMPFSDPMADGPAIQMAGQRALKGGQTLVKTLQIARDFRKTDNDTPIVMMGYYNPIYIHGVDKFIDEAIEAGIDGLIVVDLPPEMDDELCIPAVAKGINFIRLTTPTTDDKRMPRVLQNSSGFVYFVSMNGITGSSLPDPSLVSGAVKRIKGHTELPVCVGFGVKTAEHAKLIGASADGVVVGTAIVNQIASSLTKDGKATADTVQAVATLVSGLASGARSARLVAAE